The proteins below are encoded in one region of Alosa sapidissima isolate fAloSap1 chromosome 24, fAloSap1.pri, whole genome shotgun sequence:
- the LOC121700715 gene encoding pleckstrin homology domain-containing family S member 1-like, translating to MSKLRVPTATFYTKEEEVRSGYLYKSPPPGPLISMKSQKSWKRRFFRLLKMSEGVYTLKYFRSEETEKVLGEIDMSEISLLLFCPESHSMWGWIHKSFRCPASCVLLLRATNRDYFLVGENSWETNGWFDALYNILKGHEDMRYDQDMDVGKPRTRSAPPAPQIDHTHQASDREAKSKSMEWPPLSQPVITNPVCLLPPYPPTAQASLFEDTGTSATEEPIYAVPTSLPIKATKKALQDVDVVPKKTQSEPPASWTNKKTDLASDGKARPMSMPLSPPSLLPSLPRDTNPASLHLFAVPEDWPLAPPQVPKIDENEEGADCGVYEDMATLLNTEMMAEDKEPSEDIGDARTKSSPSVKDAMADEERASGHRLSTLIELEVCVSREDLKKHLDPTLDVETPGKRDSLLLKGDEILAINNLHIDSEEEVEFYLTKLRVNEVTLTIRRLSSEFQAMKAELSSM from the exons ATGTCTAAATTAAGAG TGCCAACCGCCACATTTTACACAAAGGAAGAGGAAGTGAGGAGTGGCTACCTGTACAAGTCCCCTCCGCCTGGTCCTCTGATTTCAATG AAATCACAGAAATCATGGAAGCGTCGTTTTTTCCGGCTCTTAAAGATGAGTGAGGGTGTTTACACCCTCAAGTACTTCAGAAGTGAGGAGACGGAGAAAGTCCTGGGAGAGATAGACATGTCAGA AATCTCTTTGCTGCTCTTCTGCCCTGAAAGCCACAGTATGTGGGGATGGATTCACAAAAGCTTCAGGTGCCCGGCCTCTTGTGTACTCCTACTGCGTGCCACCAACCGAGACTACTTCCTCGTCGGAGAAAACAG CTGGGAAACCAATGGCTGGTTCGATGCCCTTTACAACATTCTCAAAGGTCATGAAGATATGCGGTATGATCAG GATATGGATGTGGGAAAACCCAGAACCCGGTCTGCCCCTCCAGCTCCTCAGATTGATCACACCCATCAG GCCTCTGATAGAGaagcaaagtcaaagtcaatgGAATGGCCGCCACTAAGTCAGCCAGTCATCACAAACCCAGTCTGTCTCCTGCCTCCGTATCCACCCACCGCTCAAGCCTCCCTGTTTGAGGACACAGGAACATCTGCAACTGAGGAGCCCATTTATGCTGTTCCAACAAGTCTGCCTATCAAAGCAACAAAAAAAGCACTTCAG GATGTGGATGTGGTACCCAAGAAAACCCAGTCTGAGCCTCCAGCATCTTGGACTAATAAAAAAACTGATCTG GCCTCTGATGGAAAAGCCAGGCCAATGTCAATGCCATTGTCACCACCAAGTCTGCTACCAAGTCTGCCAAGAGACACAAATCCAGCATCTTTGCATCTTTTTGCTGTTCCAGAGGATTGGCCTTTGGCACCACCACAGGTACCAAAG ATTGATGAGAATGAAGAGGGTGCTGACTGTGGTGTGTATGAGGATATGGCTACATT GCTCAATACAGAAATGATGGCAGAGGACAAGGAGCCTTCAGAGGA CATTGGTGATGCAAGAACGAAGAGCAGTCCCTCCGTTAAGGATGCAATGGCTGATGAAGAAAGGGCCAG TGGCCACAGACTCTCCACACTCATTGAGCTGGAGGTTTGTGTGAGTCGAGAGGATCTGAAAAAGCACCTGGACCCGACACTGGATGTAGAGACACCAGG TAAGAGAGACAGCTTGTTGCTCAAGGGAGACGAAATCCTGGCCATCAATAATCTGCACATTGACAGTGAGGAGGAAGTGGAGTTCTATCTGACGAAACTTAGGGTGAACGAG GTGACGCTCACCATTCGGAGGCTGTCCAGTGAGTTCCAGGCCATGAAAGCAGAACTTTCCTCCATGTGA
- the si:ch211-28p3.4 gene encoding E3 ubiquitin-protein ligase TRIM69 isoform X1, with product MKTQTQEALAKQQEYLKRQRDAIAYRMKKLSAKQTDINKKTDKLKEKIKKKYEDMKRVLDEDLRITLTQLEMEAEATERVIEDHMEHCYALTQDIDRELSELSVRLEKQLSYDKDTGETEGRIAAMLKQTDPELIQMDEFKNEQLISLTINLLLFIRSQVPVTKKLFQSYASEVVLDPNSAHPKLIISPEGNSVTYTDTWQEVPENNSRFDTTLNALSRHGFHEGRNYWEVQVVGKTYWELGITYPNIPRKGKEEHCWLGRGSDSWCVEFFNGSYNAWHRGVAHTLTHVEGRSFTRIGVFSSFPGGLVCFLGADTMTPLYCFCAGTFTDKLFQAVCPGDDNQGTNWKPLQICDASRSGPTL from the exons ATGAAGACGCAAACTCAA GAAGCACTCGCAAAGCAGCAGGAGTACCTGAAACGGCAGAGAGATGCTATCGCATACAGAATGAAAAAATTGTCAGCCAAACAGACAGATATAAAT aaaaagacagacaaactgaaggAGAAGATCAAGAAGAAATATGAGGACATGAAGCGTGTGTTAGACGAGGACCTGCGCATTACGCTGACTCAGTTGGAGATGGAGGCCGAGGCCACAGAGAGGGTGATCGAGGACCACATGGAGCATTGCTACGCACTGACACAGGACATTGACCGCGAACTGTCAGAACTTAGTGTCCGGCTGGAGAAGCAGCTAAGCTACGACAAG GACAcgggggagacagagggaag GATTGCGGCCATGCTAAAGCAGACGGACCCCGAGCTTATTCAGATGGACGAGTTCAAGAATGAGCAGCTCATCAGCCTGACCATCAACCTGCTGTTATTCATTCGCTCACAAGTGCCTGTCACAAAGAAACTCTTCCAAAGTT ATGCCTCAGAGGTTGTCCTTGACCCAAACTCAGCCCATCCCAAACTGATCATCTCCCCTGAGGGCAACTCGGTCACCTACACCGACACCTGGCAGGAGGTCCCGGAGAACAATTCCCGCTTCGACACCACCCTCAATGCCTTGAGCCGGCATGGCTTCCATGAGGGCCGCAACTACTGGGAGGTGCAGGTGGTTGGCAAGACCTACTGGGAGCTGGGCATCACCTACCCGAACATCCCCAGGAAGGGCAAGGAGGAGCACTGCTGGCTGGGCCGGGGCTCCGACTCCTGGTGCGTGGAGTTCTTCAACGGCAGCTACAACGCATGGCACCGGGGCGTGGCACACACGCTGACCCACGTGGAAGGTCGGAGCTTCACGCGTATCGGGGTGTTCTCCAGCTTTCCGGGGGGGCTGGTGTGTTTCCTCGGCGCGGACACCATGACGCCGCTGTACTGCTTCTGTGCGGGGACGTTCACCGACAAATTGTTCCAGGCTGTCTGCCCCGGAGACGACAACCAGGGGACCAATTGGAAGCCTTTGCAAATATGCGACGCTTCTAGGTCTGGTCCCACTCTGTGA
- the si:ch211-28p3.4 gene encoding zinc-binding protein A33 isoform X2, producing MKKLSAKQTDINKKTDKLKEKIKKKYEDMKRVLDEDLRITLTQLEMEAEATERVIEDHMEHCYALTQDIDRELSELSVRLEKQLSYDKDTGETEGRIAAMLKQTDPELIQMDEFKNEQLISLTINLLLFIRSQVPVTKKLFQSYASEVVLDPNSAHPKLIISPEGNSVTYTDTWQEVPENNSRFDTTLNALSRHGFHEGRNYWEVQVVGKTYWELGITYPNIPRKGKEEHCWLGRGSDSWCVEFFNGSYNAWHRGVAHTLTHVEGRSFTRIGVFSSFPGGLVCFLGADTMTPLYCFCAGTFTDKLFQAVCPGDDNQGTNWKPLQICDASRSGPTL from the exons ATGAAAAAATTGTCAGCCAAACAGACAGATATAAAT aaaaagacagacaaactgaaggAGAAGATCAAGAAGAAATATGAGGACATGAAGCGTGTGTTAGACGAGGACCTGCGCATTACGCTGACTCAGTTGGAGATGGAGGCCGAGGCCACAGAGAGGGTGATCGAGGACCACATGGAGCATTGCTACGCACTGACACAGGACATTGACCGCGAACTGTCAGAACTTAGTGTCCGGCTGGAGAAGCAGCTAAGCTACGACAAG GACAcgggggagacagagggaag GATTGCGGCCATGCTAAAGCAGACGGACCCCGAGCTTATTCAGATGGACGAGTTCAAGAATGAGCAGCTCATCAGCCTGACCATCAACCTGCTGTTATTCATTCGCTCACAAGTGCCTGTCACAAAGAAACTCTTCCAAAGTT ATGCCTCAGAGGTTGTCCTTGACCCAAACTCAGCCCATCCCAAACTGATCATCTCCCCTGAGGGCAACTCGGTCACCTACACCGACACCTGGCAGGAGGTCCCGGAGAACAATTCCCGCTTCGACACCACCCTCAATGCCTTGAGCCGGCATGGCTTCCATGAGGGCCGCAACTACTGGGAGGTGCAGGTGGTTGGCAAGACCTACTGGGAGCTGGGCATCACCTACCCGAACATCCCCAGGAAGGGCAAGGAGGAGCACTGCTGGCTGGGCCGGGGCTCCGACTCCTGGTGCGTGGAGTTCTTCAACGGCAGCTACAACGCATGGCACCGGGGCGTGGCACACACGCTGACCCACGTGGAAGGTCGGAGCTTCACGCGTATCGGGGTGTTCTCCAGCTTTCCGGGGGGGCTGGTGTGTTTCCTCGGCGCGGACACCATGACGCCGCTGTACTGCTTCTGTGCGGGGACGTTCACCGACAAATTGTTCCAGGCTGTCTGCCCCGGAGACGACAACCAGGGGACCAATTGGAAGCCTTTGCAAATATGCGACGCTTCTAGGTCTGGTCCCACTCTGTGA